In the genome of Thalassospira sp. ER-Se-21-Dark, one region contains:
- a CDS encoding GntR family transcriptional regulator has protein sequence MTASPRFTRRTITDQVTEDLRARILTGDFPAGYQLRQDAIAGEYNVSRIPVREALQRLDAEGLVSFQPHKGAIVSQLSLDEIEELFEVRKLLECDLLRHAVPRLTPADLKSVEDILMVYDEAFRSGDVSKWGELNREFHDRLYRASNRPKTLEIVRMIGNNTVRFTQAQLALSGATDRAEREHHQIFDACKAGNVEEAVELLANHIQSSADSLMDCLRKARE, from the coding sequence ATGACCGCATCACCGCGATTTACCCGCCGTACCATCACCGATCAGGTGACCGAAGATCTTCGTGCACGTATTCTGACCGGCGATTTTCCTGCCGGCTATCAATTGCGACAGGATGCCATCGCGGGTGAATATAACGTCTCACGCATTCCGGTCCGCGAAGCCCTGCAGCGCCTTGATGCCGAAGGCCTCGTTTCGTTCCAGCCGCACAAGGGCGCGATTGTCTCGCAGCTCTCGCTTGACGAGATCGAGGAGCTGTTTGAAGTCCGCAAGCTGCTTGAATGTGATCTTCTGCGTCACGCGGTTCCGCGCCTGACCCCGGCGGACCTGAAATCGGTTGAAGATATCCTGATGGTCTATGACGAGGCGTTCCGATCCGGCGATGTTTCCAAGTGGGGGGAGCTTAACCGCGAATTCCACGATCGGCTTTACCGCGCATCGAACCGTCCCAAGACGCTCGAGATTGTCCGCATGATCGGCAACAACACTGTGCGTTTTACCCAGGCACAGCTGGCCCTTTCCGGCGCAACCGACCGGGCCGAGCGCGAACACCACCAGATATTTGACGCCTGCAAGGCCGGGAATGTCGAAGAGGCTGTCGAGCTTCTCGCCAATCACATCCAAAGTTCTGCCGACAGCCTGATGGACTGCCTGCGCAAGGCGCGTGAATAG
- a CDS encoding 4-hydroxyproline epimerase, with translation MAKSSFFCVDGHTCGNPVRLVAGGGPKLDGATMLEKRAHFLREYDWIRTGLMFEPRGHDVMSGSILYDPTSDDYDVAVLFIETSGCLPMCGHGTIGTVTMAIEEGLVKPKIPGRLRLETPAGLVIAEYNQVGDYVESVKLTNVPSFLYKTDIEVDCPDIGPIKVDVAYGGNFYAIVEPQENYRDMADFSAGDLQRISPELRRRLNEQNEFVHPLYPDIKGLSHIQWTGKPTQPDSTHRNAVFYGDKGIDRSPCGTGSSARLAQLVAKGHWDPEHELVHESIIGSQFRVSVVEKTRVGEFDAVVPGIEGWARKHGYNTIFIDDRDPYAHGFIVK, from the coding sequence ATGGCGAAAAGCAGTTTCTTTTGTGTCGACGGTCATACCTGTGGCAACCCGGTGCGTCTGGTTGCCGGCGGCGGCCCCAAGCTTGACGGTGCGACCATGCTTGAAAAGCGTGCGCATTTTCTTCGTGAGTATGACTGGATCCGTACCGGGCTGATGTTTGAACCGCGCGGTCATGATGTCATGTCGGGCTCGATCCTCTATGACCCGACCTCGGATGACTATGACGTCGCGGTCCTGTTTATCGAAACGTCTGGCTGCCTGCCGATGTGCGGCCATGGCACGATTGGTACTGTGACCATGGCGATCGAGGAAGGCCTGGTAAAACCCAAAATCCCCGGTCGTCTGCGCCTTGAAACACCGGCGGGCCTCGTCATTGCCGAATATAATCAGGTTGGCGATTACGTTGAATCGGTCAAGCTGACCAACGTTCCGTCGTTCCTCTATAAAACCGATATCGAAGTCGATTGCCCAGATATTGGTCCGATCAAGGTCGATGTTGCCTATGGTGGTAATTTCTATGCGATTGTCGAACCGCAGGAAAACTACCGCGACATGGCCGATTTTTCGGCCGGTGACCTGCAACGCATCAGCCCGGAACTCCGCCGTCGCCTGAACGAGCAGAACGAATTCGTGCATCCGCTCTATCCCGATATCAAGGGCCTGTCGCACATCCAGTGGACCGGCAAGCCGACCCAACCCGACAGCACACATCGCAATGCGGTGTTTTATGGCGACAAGGGTATTGATCGCTCGCCATGTGGGACGGGTTCCTCGGCCCGTCTCGCCCAGCTGGTTGCCAAGGGGCACTGGGATCCCGAGCATGAATTGGTCCATGAAAGCATCATCGGATCACAGTTCCGGGTATCGGTGGTCGAGAAAACCAGGGTCGGCGAATTTGATGCCGTCGTGCCGGGGATTGAAGGCTGGGCGCGCAAGCATGGCTACAACACCATCTTCATTGATGACCGCGATCCCTATGCCCATGGCTTCATTGTCAAATAG
- a CDS encoding FAD-binding oxidoreductase, which yields MTSAKTATPSDTAAGQKVVVIGAGIVGANVGLALLDKGYDVTILDRGEPGMGASFGNAGGIAVSECAPVAMPGVLKNVPGWLMDPLGPLSVRWGYLPKMMPWLLMFLASSRKQRVEQIATNMATLLNRAWDDYDPVLKEAGLTDAVFKKHGAMAVYRSNASRQAAEYAIDLRRRNGIKLRDLTRDEVRDIEPDLAPIFACGVMEEDWGHVLDPFKITAGIFKHFLDRGGKFETADVTNFVFRDGKPRAATTDAGDMITFDHVVVACGAWSKTLAKRLGSPVPLDTERGYNTTVPYHDAKLSRMIVCADDSFVLSPLEMGIRVGGAVELGGLLAAPNYERAKALFAKGKEVLPKLNAEGGTEWMGFRPSMPDSTPVISKSPHHANAYFAFGHGHLGLTLGATTGRLVADLMSTGKTPVDMTPYRINRFSRFYSI from the coding sequence ATGACATCAGCCAAAACCGCCACGCCATCCGATACCGCTGCCGGCCAAAAGGTCGTTGTGATTGGTGCGGGTATTGTTGGGGCCAATGTCGGGTTGGCGCTGCTCGATAAGGGCTATGACGTCACAATTCTTGATCGTGGCGAACCGGGCATGGGCGCATCCTTTGGCAATGCTGGCGGAATTGCGGTTTCCGAATGTGCACCAGTTGCGATGCCGGGCGTGCTTAAAAACGTGCCCGGTTGGTTGATGGACCCATTGGGCCCGCTTTCGGTGCGCTGGGGCTATTTGCCGAAAATGATGCCCTGGTTGTTAATGTTTTTGGCATCCAGCAGAAAGCAACGGGTCGAACAGATCGCAACCAACATGGCGACCTTGCTCAATCGCGCATGGGATGATTACGACCCGGTGCTTAAGGAAGCTGGCCTTACGGACGCGGTTTTCAAAAAACACGGTGCGATGGCGGTGTATCGCAGCAATGCGTCTCGTCAGGCGGCCGAATATGCCATTGATCTGCGTCGGCGTAACGGCATCAAGTTACGCGACCTGACCCGTGATGAAGTGCGCGATATCGAACCGGATCTGGCGCCGATCTTTGCCTGTGGCGTGATGGAAGAAGACTGGGGCCATGTCCTTGATCCGTTCAAAATCACCGCCGGTATTTTCAAGCATTTCCTCGATCGTGGCGGCAAGTTCGAGACCGCCGATGTGACCAATTTTGTCTTCCGCGATGGCAAACCGCGTGCCGCCACCACCGATGCCGGCGACATGATCACGTTTGATCATGTGGTTGTCGCCTGCGGTGCCTGGTCAAAGACGCTGGCCAAACGGCTGGGCTCGCCGGTGCCGCTTGATACCGAACGCGGCTACAACACCACCGTGCCCTATCACGATGCCAAACTGTCGCGCATGATTGTCTGTGCGGATGACAGCTTTGTTTTAAGTCCGCTTGAAATGGGCATTCGCGTCGGTGGGGCGGTCGAACTTGGGGGCCTTCTGGCCGCACCAAATTACGAACGTGCCAAGGCCCTGTTTGCCAAGGGCAAGGAAGTTCTGCCAAAACTCAATGCCGAGGGCGGCACGGAATGGATGGGCTTCCGTCCTTCCATGCCCGATTCAACCCCGGTCATTTCCAAAAGCCCGCATCATGCCAATGCTTATTTTGCCTTTGGGCACGGGCATCTTGGCTTGACGCTGGGGGCGACGACCGGGCGTCTGGTTGCCGATCTGATGTCAACGGGCAAAACGCCCGTCGACATGACCCCATATCGCATTAATCGTTTCTCTCGTTTCTATAGCATCTAG
- a CDS encoding dihydrodipicolinate synthase family protein yields the protein MQVNWTGVFPAVATQMNEDGSIDFDMTAKQIEDLITAGVDGLVMLGSVGENTALEPDEKIAVLKLAVEVTKGRIPVLSGVAENSTRAAIRYVQECEKLGADGLMLLPGMVYTADPRENIEHFRTVAGATKLPIMIYNNPGAYRIDIKPEEFNQLADVKNLVAIKESSGDPRRITDIYNACGDRFVLFCGMDDLVMETQVLGAVGWISGFTDAFPKESVALWKLLSEGKYTEALEIYRWFTPVLHMDVHAKLVQYIKLAQEMTGVGKPHVRAPRLPLVGEELETIKATIQKAIDTRPSL from the coding sequence ATGCAGGTAAACTGGACTGGCGTTTTCCCCGCCGTTGCCACCCAGATGAACGAAGACGGTTCGATCGATTTCGATATGACCGCCAAACAGATCGAAGACCTGATCACGGCCGGTGTCGATGGCCTCGTCATGCTGGGCTCGGTTGGTGAAAACACCGCCCTTGAGCCAGACGAAAAAATCGCCGTTCTGAAGCTGGCCGTCGAAGTCACCAAGGGCCGCATCCCGGTCCTGTCCGGTGTCGCCGAAAACTCGACCCGTGCTGCCATCCGCTACGTACAGGAATGCGAAAAGCTCGGTGCTGATGGCCTGATGCTTCTGCCCGGCATGGTTTATACCGCCGATCCGCGCGAAAATATCGAGCATTTCCGCACGGTCGCGGGTGCGACCAAGCTGCCGATCATGATCTATAACAATCCGGGTGCCTATCGCATCGACATCAAGCCCGAAGAGTTCAACCAGCTTGCCGATGTCAAAAACCTTGTCGCGATCAAGGAAAGCTCGGGCGATCCGCGTCGTATTACCGACATCTATAATGCCTGCGGCGATCGTTTCGTTCTGTTCTGCGGCATGGATGATCTTGTCATGGAAACGCAGGTTCTCGGTGCCGTTGGCTGGATTTCCGGTTTCACCGATGCCTTCCCGAAGGAATCGGTTGCGCTCTGGAAGCTGCTGTCGGAAGGCAAATACACCGAAGCGCTTGAAATCTATCGCTGGTTCACCCCGGTTCTGCACATGGATGTCCATGCCAAGCTGGTTCAGTACATCAAGCTTGCCCAGGAAATGACTGGCGTTGGCAAACCGCACGTTCGCGCACCGCGTCTGCCGCTGGTCGGTGAAGAGCTTGAAACCATCAAGGCCACCATCCAAAAAGCCATCGATACCCGCCCGTCGCTCTGA
- a CDS encoding bi-domain-containing oxidoreductase translates to MTEMKALLRFSGERKLALANCPIPQPGKNAVLLKTAYSVISPGTEFTQADQARASLLQKAWQRPDLVALTLKHLKSEGFGRTRARVENRLGRPMPMGYCAVGRIEVTGENVTDLKAGQRVAIAGMGQANHAEWNQVSVNLACPVPDAVPDRKAVFATLYALALHALRQGETSIGDQVAVIGAGLIGQLVAETARVAGALVTVIEPDLSRRKIATSESRAVGFAKARDASQSGFDSVFICAPGKGNHRLIDDAARLCRDRGTIICVGDIAPNGQRKVLYEKEITIRQVRSYGPGRYDPNYEERGEDYPLGHVRWTIKRNMQAALDLMADGRLDPTPLITSEIDFADIADHFAKGPDPAQLATLVRYRYAENAPVEPPAPSVQTSVPARDHVRAGLIGAGNYLGGSLLPLLQKHPKIEIAACCSQSGLAAVALSKKIDGLRLYGGADELLEDQSVNSVIIATRHDSHAELAAKSIAAGKHVWLEKPIAIDRAGLDLLREVADRAPRHIFMVGHNRRYAPMAVKLREVLPTGVKQFHYRVRITPLPTDHWLHHPDQGGRTLGEISHFIDLIMSLIDSELNELNCHWIDRTAGDSIWQLRFADGSMGEVSYLHGNRGEPKEVLEVTAPNFSASLFNWKKLRVNGRIVTRNWFGQDKGQAAAIEAFADAVASGERPALMPSIEHEINLMVRILTAANTTTAQTPN, encoded by the coding sequence ATGACGGAGATGAAGGCCTTGCTGCGTTTTTCCGGTGAACGCAAACTTGCGCTGGCCAATTGCCCCATTCCGCAGCCGGGCAAAAATGCTGTCCTTCTCAAAACGGCCTACTCTGTCATCAGTCCTGGAACGGAATTCACCCAAGCCGATCAGGCGCGCGCATCCTTGTTGCAAAAGGCTTGGCAGCGACCGGATTTGGTCGCGCTGACATTGAAGCATCTGAAATCGGAAGGCTTTGGGAGAACACGTGCGCGTGTTGAAAACCGTCTGGGGCGCCCGATGCCAATGGGCTATTGCGCTGTCGGGCGGATCGAAGTCACGGGCGAGAATGTTACGGACCTGAAGGCTGGTCAGCGTGTTGCGATTGCGGGGATGGGGCAGGCCAATCATGCCGAGTGGAATCAGGTTTCGGTTAACCTTGCCTGCCCGGTTCCGGATGCGGTGCCCGACCGCAAGGCCGTGTTTGCAACATTGTATGCCTTGGCCTTGCATGCGCTTCGGCAGGGAGAGACATCGATTGGTGATCAGGTTGCTGTTATCGGGGCGGGTTTGATTGGGCAGCTTGTCGCTGAGACGGCAAGGGTTGCCGGTGCGTTGGTGACCGTGATTGAGCCGGACCTTTCGCGCCGCAAGATTGCAACCAGTGAGAGCCGTGCCGTCGGTTTCGCCAAGGCACGCGACGCGTCGCAAAGCGGGTTTGACAGCGTCTTTATCTGCGCGCCGGGCAAGGGAAATCATCGATTGATCGACGACGCTGCCCGCCTTTGTCGCGATCGGGGCACAATCATATGCGTTGGCGATATCGCCCCGAATGGCCAGCGAAAGGTGTTGTATGAAAAGGAAATCACCATTCGGCAAGTCCGGTCCTATGGACCGGGGCGTTATGATCCCAACTATGAGGAGCGTGGCGAAGATTATCCGCTTGGTCACGTGCGCTGGACCATTAAGCGCAACATGCAGGCAGCCCTTGATTTGATGGCAGATGGCCGCCTTGATCCGACACCATTGATCACATCCGAGATTGATTTTGCCGATATCGCAGATCACTTCGCCAAGGGGCCAGACCCAGCACAATTGGCGACACTGGTGCGATACAGATACGCAGAGAACGCACCAGTAGAGCCACCTGCTCCGTCGGTACAGACATCCGTGCCGGCCCGTGACCATGTCCGGGCCGGACTGATCGGGGCTGGCAACTATCTGGGGGGCAGTTTATTGCCCTTGTTGCAAAAGCATCCGAAGATTGAGATTGCAGCCTGCTGTTCTCAAAGCGGGTTGGCGGCGGTTGCGCTCTCAAAGAAGATTGACGGGCTGCGCCTGTATGGCGGGGCGGACGAGCTGCTTGAGGATCAAAGTGTCAACAGCGTTATCATCGCCACACGCCATGACAGTCACGCTGAATTGGCAGCAAAGTCAATCGCGGCCGGGAAGCATGTCTGGCTGGAAAAACCCATTGCGATTGATCGCGCTGGGCTGGATTTGCTGCGAGAAGTCGCCGATCGCGCACCGCGACACATCTTCATGGTTGGGCATAATCGGCGTTATGCGCCGATGGCTGTGAAACTGCGCGAAGTGTTGCCAACTGGTGTAAAACAATTTCACTACCGGGTTCGCATCACGCCGCTTCCGACCGATCACTGGCTTCACCATCCGGATCAGGGCGGACGCACGCTTGGCGAGATCAGTCATTTTATTGATCTGATTATGAGCCTGATCGATAGCGAGTTGAATGAGCTTAATTGTCACTGGATTGATCGCACGGCGGGTGACAGCATCTGGCAGCTGCGCTTTGCCGATGGGTCAATGGGCGAGGTCAGTTACCTGCACGGCAATCGGGGAGAGCCCAAGGAAGTGCTTGAGGTAACGGCGCCGAATTTCTCGGCCAGCCTGTTTAACTGGAAAAAACTTCGGGTGAATGGCCGGATCGTAACACGCAACTGGTTTGGGCAGGACAAGGGACAGGCGGCTGCAATTGAGGCCTTCGCGGATGCCGTTGCAAGTGGCGAGCGCCCTGCCCTGATGCCAAGCATTGAGCACGAGATCAATCTGATGGTGCGTATCCTGACGGCCGCCAACACGACCACCGCCCAAACGCCAAATTAG
- a CDS encoding AEC family transporter, which translates to MLDLIVGKVGPVFLTILCGFLLTHIKIIKREGIPFLAKLAMNAFIPAMLFQTLSQSDISAHFDLRLWGSYYSGVLLNFALVFIIAKLWLSAKTDEAAVTAMGGVFSNIVLLGIPLVQAVYGEEGLVPLLIVLSIHPVTLMGMTILIVEGSRGGDGHWLSNVFRSIVRVARNPIIAAIVLGVLASLFEIRMPEMVDGTLERFRTAGPTIALLLVGAGLYGQSVRGNLSASLLCTTAKMFVQPLLVFSVGHFIFDLPPLWLMIVTLVAALPSGANVAIVAGSYNVCIDRSSTTILLTTIISMLTLPLLILYAGLL; encoded by the coding sequence ATGCTTGATCTGATCGTCGGAAAAGTTGGACCGGTCTTTTTAACGATCCTGTGCGGTTTTCTTCTTACGCACATCAAGATCATCAAGCGTGAAGGCATTCCGTTTCTGGCCAAGCTTGCCATGAATGCCTTTATCCCGGCGATGCTGTTTCAGACCCTGTCGCAATCCGACATCAGCGCGCATTTCGATCTGCGGCTTTGGGGCAGTTATTATTCCGGCGTGCTGTTGAACTTCGCGCTGGTGTTTATAATCGCCAAGCTCTGGCTGAGTGCCAAAACCGATGAAGCGGCCGTCACCGCGATGGGCGGCGTCTTTTCCAACATCGTTCTTCTCGGTATTCCTCTGGTGCAGGCGGTTTACGGCGAAGAGGGCCTGGTGCCGCTTTTAATCGTGCTGTCGATCCATCCGGTGACCCTGATGGGTATGACAATTCTGATTGTTGAGGGCAGCCGCGGTGGCGATGGTCATTGGTTGTCCAACGTATTTCGCAGCATCGTGCGTGTGGCCAGAAATCCGATCATTGCGGCGATTGTGCTTGGCGTTCTGGCGTCGCTTTTTGAAATCCGCATGCCGGAAATGGTCGATGGCACGCTGGAACGGTTCCGCACGGCGGGTCCGACGATTGCACTTTTGCTGGTCGGGGCTGGGCTTTACGGGCAGTCGGTGCGCGGTAACCTCAGTGCCAGCTTGCTCTGCACCACGGCCAAAATGTTTGTCCAGCCGCTTCTGGTGTTTTCGGTCGGGCATTTCATTTTCGATCTGCCGCCGCTTTGGCTGATGATTGTCACACTGGTGGCCGCACTGCCAAGCGGGGCGAATGTCGCGATTGTCGCGGGCAGCTATAATGTCTGTATCGACCGGTCATCCACGACGATCTTGCTGACTACCATCATCAGTATGCTAACCCTGCCGCTTCTGATCCTCTATGCTGGATTACTCTAA
- the glpK gene encoding glycerol kinase GlpK, whose amino-acid sequence MSETRYILAIDQGTTSSRAIVFDENGRSVSVAQQEFPQHFPNSGWVEHDPEDLWSTVVAVCKEALARVDIAKVAAIGITNQRETTVVWDRKTGKAIYNAIVWQDRRTAPLCHELKKRDPKLEEAVNAKSGLLIDPYFSATKVAWILDHVSGARARADQGDLAFGTVDSFLLWRLTGGTSHATDATNAARTNLFNIRENAWDDELCKIFRVPRNMLPDVKDCAADFGVTDADLFGAEIPVMGMAGDQQAAAFGQCCFEPGDIKSTYGTGCFVILNTGDEAVTSQHRLLTTVGYRINGKTSYAIEGAIFVAGAAVQWLRDGLGIIKSAAETEGLAKSLDDNHGVYLVPAFTGLGAPYWDPDARGAIFGLTRDTGPREFVRAALESVCYQTFDLFEAMAADGVSPKAVRVDGGMVANDWMCQMLSDVLGISVERPEVTETTALGAAYLAGLQAGIYRDLDHISEKWHLDASFEPDIEPGRRQGLLNGWKDAVKRVQTAPSD is encoded by the coding sequence ATGTCAGAAACGCGCTATATCCTTGCCATTGATCAGGGAACGACAAGTTCACGCGCCATTGTCTTTGATGAAAACGGCCGCTCCGTTTCCGTCGCACAGCAGGAATTTCCGCAACATTTCCCCAATAGTGGCTGGGTCGAACATGACCCGGAAGACTTGTGGAGCACCGTGGTCGCTGTCTGCAAGGAGGCATTGGCACGGGTTGATATCGCCAAGGTCGCTGCAATCGGCATCACCAACCAGCGTGAAACCACCGTTGTCTGGGACCGCAAGACCGGCAAGGCGATCTATAACGCGATTGTCTGGCAGGATCGCCGCACGGCGCCGCTCTGTCATGAGCTTAAAAAGCGCGATCCCAAGCTTGAAGAGGCGGTCAATGCCAAGTCCGGCCTGTTGATTGATCCGTATTTCTCGGCCACCAAGGTCGCGTGGATCCTTGATCATGTTTCGGGTGCACGCGCACGCGCTGATCAGGGCGATCTGGCGTTTGGGACGGTCGACAGTTTCCTTCTGTGGCGTCTGACCGGTGGCACGTCGCATGCGACCGATGCGACCAATGCGGCGCGCACCAACCTGTTTAACATCCGCGAAAACGCCTGGGATGACGAGCTTTGCAAAATCTTCCGCGTGCCGCGCAACATGCTGCCCGATGTCAAGGACTGTGCCGCTGATTTCGGGGTGACCGATGCCGATCTGTTTGGCGCGGAAATCCCGGTGATGGGCATGGCGGGTGATCAACAGGCGGCGGCATTCGGTCAGTGCTGCTTTGAGCCGGGCGATATCAAAAGCACCTATGGCACAGGCTGCTTTGTTATCCTGAATACCGGGGATGAGGCAGTGACCTCCCAGCACCGGCTTCTGACCACGGTTGGCTATCGCATCAATGGCAAAACAAGCTATGCCATCGAAGGCGCCATTTTTGTTGCCGGGGCGGCGGTTCAATGGCTGCGCGACGGGCTTGGCATTATCAAGTCGGCGGCCGAAACCGAGGGATTGGCCAAATCACTTGATGACAATCATGGTGTTTATCTTGTCCCGGCCTTTACCGGACTTGGCGCACCGTATTGGGACCCGGATGCCCGCGGGGCGATTTTTGGCCTGACCCGGGATACCGGCCCGCGCGAGTTCGTGCGTGCAGCCCTTGAAAGCGTTTGCTATCAGACCTTTGATCTGTTTGAGGCCATGGCTGCCGATGGCGTGTCGCCCAAGGCGGTTCGGGTTGATGGCGGCATGGTTGCCAATGACTGGATGTGTCAGATGCTTTCTGACGTTTTGGGCATTTCGGTCGAGCGCCCCGAAGTCACCGAAACCACAGCACTGGGGGCGGCCTACCTTGCCGGATTACAGGCCGGTATTTACCGCGATCTCGATCATATTTCCGAGAAATGGCACCTCGATGCCAGCTTCGAACCCGATATCGAACCGGGCCGCCGGCAGGGGTTACTCAATGGCTGGAAAGATGCGGTCAAGCGCGTGCAAACAGCGCCAAGTGACTGA
- a CDS encoding NAD-dependent succinate-semialdehyde dehydrogenase → MISLKDPSLFTQQAYVGGEWVDAPDGKTAEVTNPATGEVLGTVPVLGRDEVAHAIDVAEKAQKLWKKRTAKERAGILMKWYDLMMENQDDLAALMTAEQGKPLTEAKGEIAYGSSFLQWFAEEAKRVYGDVIPTFAEGRRVMVLKEPIGVCAAITPWNFPTAMITRKAAPALAVGCAMVVKPAMETPYSALAMAILAERAGLPKGLLSIVTGDAPVIGAEMTENAKVRKLTFTGSTAIGRLLMRQCSDTVKKVSLELGGNAPFIVCEDADIDAAVEGAIASKYRNAGQTCVCANRLFVHDAIYDEFAEKYAAKVAKMTVGNGADEGVVIGPLITEKAVEKVESQIADAVAKGGRILTGGKRHEKGGSFFQPTVIADATREMTVFREETFGPMAPLIRFKTDDEVLEMANDSEFGLASYFYSRDINRIWKLAEGLESGIVGVNTGIISTEVAPFGGVKQSGVGREGSKYGVEDYLEVKYVCMGGVDE, encoded by the coding sequence ATGATTTCGCTTAAGGACCCCAGTCTTTTCACCCAGCAGGCCTATGTCGGCGGGGAATGGGTCGATGCCCCAGACGGGAAAACAGCCGAGGTAACCAACCCCGCAACCGGTGAAGTGCTTGGCACCGTTCCGGTTCTTGGCCGTGATGAAGTTGCGCATGCCATTGATGTCGCCGAAAAGGCGCAGAAGCTTTGGAAAAAGCGCACCGCCAAGGAGCGCGCGGGCATCCTGATGAAATGGTACGACCTGATGATGGAAAATCAGGACGACCTGGCTGCCCTGATGACGGCAGAGCAAGGGAAACCATTGACCGAAGCCAAGGGCGAGATTGCCTATGGCTCATCATTCCTGCAGTGGTTTGCCGAAGAAGCCAAACGCGTCTATGGCGATGTGATCCCGACCTTTGCCGAAGGTCGCCGTGTGATGGTTCTGAAAGAACCGATTGGTGTTTGTGCCGCCATCACGCCATGGAACTTCCCGACCGCGATGATCACCCGTAAAGCCGCCCCGGCATTGGCCGTTGGTTGTGCGATGGTGGTCAAACCGGCGATGGAAACACCGTATTCCGCCCTTGCCATGGCAATTCTGGCCGAACGTGCCGGTCTGCCCAAGGGGCTGTTGTCCATCGTGACCGGTGATGCGCCAGTAATCGGTGCGGAAATGACCGAAAATGCCAAGGTCCGCAAACTGACCTTTACCGGTTCGACCGCGATTGGGCGTTTGTTGATGCGCCAGTGTTCCGATACCGTCAAAAAGGTCAGTCTGGAGCTTGGCGGCAATGCGCCGTTTATCGTCTGTGAAGATGCCGATATCGATGCGGCGGTCGAAGGCGCGATTGCGTCGAAATACCGTAATGCCGGCCAGACCTGTGTCTGTGCCAACCGTCTGTTCGTTCATGATGCAATCTATGACGAGTTCGCCGAGAAATACGCCGCCAAGGTTGCCAAAATGACTGTCGGTAATGGTGCGGACGAAGGCGTTGTGATCGGCCCGCTGATCACGGAAAAGGCTGTTGAGAAGGTCGAAAGCCAGATTGCCGATGCGGTTGCCAAGGGTGGCCGTATCCTGACGGGCGGCAAGCGTCATGAAAAAGGCGGCTCGTTCTTCCAGCCGACCGTGATTGCCGATGCCACCCGCGAAATGACCGTCTTCCGCGAGGAAACCTTTGGCCCGATGGCACCGCTGATCCGGTTCAAAACCGATGACGAAGTGCTCGAGATGGCCAATGATTCCGAGTTTGGTCTGGCATCCTACTTCTATTCGCGTGACATCAACCGGATCTGGAAACTGGCCGAAGGCCTCGAAAGCGGGATTGTCGGGGTTAATACCGGCATCATCTCGACCGAGGTGGCACCGTTTGGTGGCGTCAAACAATCCGGTGTCGGCCGTGAAGGATCGAAATACGGTGTCGAGGACTACCTCGAAGTCAAATATGTCTGCATGGGCGGCGTTGACGAATAA